The following coding sequences lie in one Rhodothermales bacterium genomic window:
- a CDS encoding dehydrogenase E1 component subunit alpha/beta: protein MQADEIEKARSVEDARAQYRALLLPRVIEEKMLRLIRQGRLSKWFSGYGQEAIAVGCTLALEERDYILPMHRNLGVWTTRGLPLESLFCQLMGKAGGYTQGRDRTFHFGVPEKRLVGMISHLAAMLPVACGLGLASQLAAEEYVALAFIGEGASREGDFHEAVNLASVWKLPVIFVVENNQYGLSTPTADVMAGKDFASAAAGYGLPGIVVDGNDLPAVMSQVGQAAERGRAGEGPTLLEMVTFRMRGHEEASGTKYVPPELMTHWAKKDPVARFERRLLRARQLTKDEMAAIRKELETRVEAAAEFALAQPEQVSAVEREVGDVYAPAPPVPAAAGGAQETLRFVDAVRRGLWEAMEADDRLVLMGQDIAEYGGVFKVTEGFVERFGKARVRNTPIIESGAIGAALGLSLAGYRPVVEMQYADFISCGFNQIVNNLATTHYRWGAPVPVTIRAPFGGGIGAGPFHSQSLEAWFTHVPGLKVVIPATPADARGLLRSAIDDPNPVLYLEHKLLYRSLKAEMPAEPHWEPLGKARIAREGRDATIVTYGVGVHWALEAASAAERNGHAIEVIDLRTLVPWDRETVLASVRKTNRVLVLHEAGLTGGFGGELCATIAQEAFTFLDAPPMRVGSLDTPIPFSTQLEKELYSAKARLPEALDLLLRF from the coding sequence ATGCAAGCGGATGAGATCGAAAAGGCCCGGAGCGTCGAAGATGCCCGCGCGCAGTATCGGGCGTTGTTGCTTCCTCGGGTGATCGAGGAAAAGATGCTTCGGCTGATTCGTCAGGGCCGGCTGTCCAAGTGGTTCAGCGGATACGGCCAGGAAGCGATCGCCGTCGGTTGTACGCTCGCGCTGGAGGAGCGGGATTACATCCTGCCGATGCATCGCAACCTCGGGGTCTGGACGACGCGCGGGCTCCCGCTGGAATCGCTGTTCTGCCAGCTCATGGGCAAGGCCGGCGGCTACACGCAGGGGCGCGACCGCACGTTTCATTTCGGCGTACCGGAAAAAAGACTGGTGGGGATGATCTCTCATCTCGCCGCGATGCTTCCGGTGGCCTGCGGTCTCGGCCTGGCGAGCCAGCTCGCGGCCGAGGAATACGTGGCGCTGGCCTTCATCGGGGAAGGCGCGTCGCGCGAGGGCGACTTTCACGAGGCCGTGAACCTGGCGTCGGTGTGGAAGCTGCCGGTCATCTTCGTCGTCGAGAACAACCAGTACGGCCTGTCCACGCCCACCGCCGACGTCATGGCCGGCAAGGACTTCGCCTCCGCGGCGGCCGGCTACGGCCTGCCGGGCATCGTGGTGGACGGCAACGACCTGCCGGCCGTGATGAGCCAGGTGGGGCAGGCGGCGGAGCGCGGACGCGCCGGCGAGGGGCCGACGCTCCTCGAGATGGTCACCTTCCGCATGCGCGGCCATGAGGAGGCATCCGGCACCAAATACGTGCCGCCCGAACTCATGACGCACTGGGCCAAGAAGGATCCCGTCGCGCGCTTCGAGCGCCGGCTGCTCAGGGCCAGGCAGCTGACGAAGGACGAGATGGCGGCGATCCGCAAGGAACTGGAAACGCGTGTTGAAGCCGCCGCCGAGTTCGCGCTGGCGCAGCCCGAGCAGGTGAGCGCCGTGGAGCGCGAAGTGGGCGATGTGTACGCGCCGGCGCCTCCCGTACCCGCAGCCGCCGGGGGAGCGCAGGAGACGCTGCGTTTTGTCGACGCCGTGCGGCGAGGCCTGTGGGAAGCCATGGAGGCCGACGATCGCCTGGTGCTGATGGGGCAGGACATCGCCGAATACGGCGGCGTGTTCAAGGTGACGGAGGGGTTCGTCGAGCGGTTCGGCAAGGCGCGCGTGCGCAACACCCCGATCATCGAGAGCGGCGCGATCGGAGCCGCGCTGGGGCTCTCGCTGGCCGGCTACCGCCCGGTGGTGGAGATGCAGTACGCCGACTTCATCAGCTGCGGCTTCAACCAGATCGTCAACAACCTGGCGACGACGCACTACCGGTGGGGCGCCCCGGTCCCCGTCACGATCCGCGCGCCGTTTGGCGGCGGCATCGGCGCCGGCCCGTTTCATTCGCAGTCGCTCGAAGCCTGGTTCACCCACGTTCCGGGGCTGAAGGTCGTGATTCCGGCGACGCCGGCGGATGCCCGGGGTTTGTTGCGGTCGGCCATCGACGACCCCAATCCGGTGCTGTACCTCGAGCATAAATTGCTCTATCGCTCGCTCAAGGCGGAGATGCCGGCGGAGCCGCACTGGGAGCCGCTGGGGAAGGCGCGCATCGCGCGTGAAGGCCGCGACGCCACCATCGTGACGTACGGCGTGGGTGTGCACTGGGCCCTGGAAGCGGCGTCCGCGGCCGAGCGGAACGGCCATGCCATCGAGGTGATCGATCTGCGGACGCTCGTGCCGTGGGACCGGGAGACGGTGCTGGCCTCCGTGCGCAAAACGAATCGCGTGCTGGTGCTCCACGAGGCCGGCCTGACCGGCGGGTTCGGGGGCGAACTCTGCGCCACCATCGCCCAGGAAGCCTTCACCTTCCTCGACGCCCCGCCGATGCGCGTCGGATCGCTCGACACGCCGATTCCGTTCTCAACCCAGCTCGAAAAAGAGCTGTACAGCGCGAAAGCCAGACTGCCGGAGGCCCTGGATCTTCTGCTGCGATTCTGA
- a CDS encoding cytochrome c3 family protein, whose translation MLTVGGCDLREVVEVERPFFKDPPAEALGFLGYDDKDEKLTVCGNCHVGQQAEWRFTGHAGAWASLQEGGHAQAFCENCHTVSANGNPIAEASGWSTTSDDRYHDVQCESCHGPGQVHVANPDIDSAHPIASLAVGDITADIANATGCAQCHQGAHHPFADEWAQSKHAQVVESAAGREACQGCHRGQGVLAAWGVTDNYVERDATEHLAITCGVCHDPHNGQYEGQLRRPIATVSVEEHLCASCHDRRTVPDPTSSHGLEPHAPETALLAGDAGWFPPNANIDQGEIIATHGSEANAKLCATCHVNSFEVTDPDTGDFVFSATGHLFTAMPCLDAQGKPSPNSGCGITTAERSFDACTASGCHASEDAAATAMLQTSTRVQELADDLYALLSIVDPNLEEAGGAIDPADPTFTVAEGALFNYHLAEFGEDVYGSTAHNPFLIQSLLLASTDAVLNEYGAAKTWSRTSEDIQRELQEVLDRMPPKGSVRPLVRTSMPD comes from the coding sequence ATGTTGACCGTTGGAGGCTGCGATCTCCGGGAAGTCGTAGAAGTAGAGCGTCCGTTCTTCAAAGATCCTCCGGCCGAAGCCCTCGGTTTTCTGGGGTACGACGATAAGGATGAAAAACTGACGGTCTGCGGCAACTGCCACGTCGGCCAGCAAGCCGAGTGGCGCTTCACCGGCCACGCCGGCGCCTGGGCCAGCCTGCAGGAAGGCGGCCATGCGCAGGCTTTTTGTGAAAACTGCCACACCGTGAGCGCCAACGGCAACCCGATTGCCGAGGCCTCCGGCTGGAGCACCACCAGCGACGACCGGTATCACGACGTCCAGTGCGAAAGCTGCCACGGCCCCGGCCAGGTGCACGTCGCCAACCCGGACATCGACAGCGCCCACCCGATCGCCTCCCTGGCGGTGGGCGACATCACGGCCGACATCGCCAATGCGACCGGCTGTGCGCAGTGCCACCAGGGCGCGCACCATCCGTTCGCGGATGAATGGGCGCAGTCGAAACACGCGCAAGTCGTCGAGTCCGCCGCCGGCCGCGAAGCGTGCCAGGGCTGCCACCGCGGTCAGGGCGTACTCGCCGCCTGGGGCGTGACGGACAATTACGTGGAACGGGATGCGACGGAACACCTCGCCATCACCTGCGGCGTCTGCCACGACCCGCACAACGGGCAGTATGAAGGCCAGCTCCGCCGGCCTATCGCCACGGTATCCGTCGAAGAACACCTGTGCGCAAGCTGCCACGATCGCCGCACGGTGCCGGATCCGACCTCCTCGCACGGGCTCGAACCACACGCTCCGGAGACGGCGCTGCTCGCCGGCGACGCCGGCTGGTTCCCGCCCAACGCCAACATCGACCAGGGCGAGATCATCGCGACGCACGGCAGCGAAGCCAACGCCAAGCTGTGCGCCACGTGTCACGTGAACAGCTTCGAGGTCACGGACCCCGATACGGGCGACTTCGTGTTCAGCGCCACGGGCCACCTCTTTACGGCCATGCCGTGCCTGGACGCCCAGGGCAAACCGTCACCGAACAGCGGTTGCGGCATCACGACCGCCGAACGCTCGTTCGACGCGTGTACCGCTTCGGGCTGCCACGCCTCGGAAGATGCCGCGGCGACGGCGATGCTGCAGACAAGTACCCGCGTGCAGGAACTGGCGGATGATCTCTATGCACTGCTCTCGATCGTCGACCCGAACCTCGAGGAAGCCGGCGGCGCGATCGATCCCGCGGACCCCACCTTCACGGTGGCCGAAGGGGCCCTGTTCAACTACCACCTGGCCGAGTTCGGTGAAGATGTGTACGGATCGACGGCCCACAACCCGTTCCTGATCCAGTCGCTCCTCCTCGCCAGCACGGACGCCGTCCTGAACGAATACGGGGCCGCGAAAACCTGGTCGCGCACGTCGGAAGACATCCAGCGCGAGTTGCAGGAGGTGCTGGACCGGATGCCGCCGAAAGGCAGCGTGCGCCCGCTCGTCCGCACGTCCATGCCGGACTGA
- a CDS encoding TonB-dependent receptor, which yields MRHFCAVVWVLGALALVVPSSAQQAALRGFVTDGATGQALDLVNVVIEGAGGAGDGASTRADGLYQFSRLEPGAYRIRASFIGYQLFSDSLSLAEGQVLTFNIALQPVETELEEVVVESAGLASVAVPVAGLQTIRAADIDRVPTPDVSGDLASLLTTIPGVVTTGDQGGQLYIRGGEPSQNMVMLDGMLVYQPFHILGFYSAFPSDIVNRADIYAGGFGARYGGRLSSVIDIRSRDGNNQSIAGSAAVSPFMGALQLEGPLLPGKVSLLASYRRSLLDEIAGQYVNDELPFAFDDLFVKFHAKVTPTSNFSATYLKTTDAGTLEQAGGELAPDEVTWNNEVLGGRYVFLPRNVPVAAELRISHSRLENGIGPADAPVRKSSIEDTHIILSASFVGAQLNADAGMDLRTISLDSELGGLYQNVEFSNARLGNWGNYLDLDIKLGAYARLQPSLRAQFYKVRFQPYLEPRLRFVWERGGHQLSAATGIHHQEIVGLTDRRDAANVFTAWTSIPSEDARAASVDAGRIQNALHAIVGYSVDTRRGVRLSAEGFYKRMGNLLVAEWTAYPRFTTRMQPASGRSAGFDLRLDAQKGPVYVQVNYGYSATRYEAEQASLKVWYGTETLSFRPPHDRRHQLNLLAGADLAGFDLSVHWTYGAGLPYSRAIGFDGFALIDDIRNVGQIPTSRRVIYERPYNAELPSYHRLDVSLERTLTLGKTRLTAQASALNLYNRANIFYLDVFTLQRVDQLPFIPSIGLKVAFQ from the coding sequence ATGAGGCATTTCTGTGCTGTAGTATGGGTACTTGGCGCGCTGGCGCTGGTCGTCCCGTCATCCGCCCAGCAGGCCGCGCTGCGCGGTTTTGTGACGGACGGAGCCACCGGACAGGCGCTGGATCTCGTCAACGTCGTGATTGAAGGGGCCGGCGGGGCCGGCGATGGCGCGAGCACGCGGGCCGACGGACTCTATCAATTCAGCCGGCTGGAGCCCGGTGCGTACCGCATCCGCGCGTCGTTTATCGGCTATCAGCTCTTCAGCGACTCGCTGTCCCTGGCCGAGGGGCAGGTGCTCACGTTCAACATTGCGCTCCAGCCGGTAGAAACCGAGCTGGAGGAGGTCGTGGTGGAATCCGCCGGCCTGGCATCGGTGGCCGTTCCGGTCGCCGGCTTGCAGACGATCCGCGCGGCCGACATCGATCGCGTGCCGACGCCCGACGTGTCCGGCGACCTGGCCTCGCTGCTGACGACGATTCCTGGCGTCGTGACGACCGGAGACCAGGGGGGGCAGCTGTACATCCGCGGCGGCGAGCCCTCGCAGAATATGGTGATGCTGGATGGGATGCTCGTCTACCAGCCCTTCCACATCCTGGGGTTCTACTCGGCGTTTCCGTCCGATATCGTCAACCGGGCGGACATCTACGCCGGCGGCTTCGGCGCACGCTACGGGGGCCGTCTCTCCTCCGTAATCGACATCCGCTCGCGGGACGGCAACAACCAGTCGATCGCCGGCTCCGCCGCGGTCTCGCCGTTTATGGGGGCGCTGCAACTCGAAGGGCCGTTGCTGCCCGGGAAGGTGTCGCTGCTCGCGTCCTATCGGCGGTCGCTCCTCGACGAGATTGCCGGCCAGTATGTGAACGATGAGCTTCCGTTCGCTTTCGACGACCTCTTCGTAAAATTCCATGCGAAGGTCACGCCCACCAGCAATTTTTCGGCGACCTACCTCAAGACGACCGATGCCGGCACGCTCGAACAGGCGGGTGGCGAGCTGGCCCCCGACGAGGTCACCTGGAATAACGAGGTGCTCGGCGGGCGCTACGTCTTCCTGCCGCGCAACGTCCCGGTAGCCGCTGAGCTGCGCATCTCCCATTCGCGGCTCGAAAACGGCATCGGGCCGGCGGATGCGCCCGTGCGGAAGTCGTCGATCGAGGACACGCACATCATCCTTTCGGCCAGCTTTGTCGGGGCGCAGCTGAACGCCGACGCGGGCATGGATTTGCGCACGATCTCGCTCGACAGCGAGCTGGGCGGCCTCTATCAGAACGTCGAGTTCAGCAATGCGCGGCTCGGCAACTGGGGTAACTACCTGGATCTGGACATCAAACTCGGCGCGTACGCCCGCCTGCAGCCCAGCCTGCGCGCCCAGTTCTACAAGGTTCGATTCCAGCCCTACCTGGAGCCGCGGCTGCGGTTTGTGTGGGAGCGGGGGGGCCATCAGCTTTCGGCGGCCACCGGCATCCATCACCAGGAGATCGTGGGGCTGACCGACCGGCGCGATGCTGCCAACGTGTTCACGGCGTGGACCAGCATCCCGTCGGAAGACGCGCGCGCCGCCAGCGTCGACGCCGGCCGCATCCAGAATGCCCTCCATGCCATCGTCGGGTACAGCGTCGACACCCGGCGCGGCGTTCGCCTCTCCGCGGAGGGGTTCTACAAACGCATGGGCAACCTCCTCGTGGCGGAGTGGACGGCCTATCCCCGGTTCACGACGCGCATGCAGCCTGCCTCGGGCCGCTCCGCCGGCTTCGATCTCCGGCTGGATGCGCAGAAGGGCCCGGTTTACGTCCAGGTCAACTACGGCTATTCGGCGACGCGGTACGAGGCCGAACAGGCGAGCCTGAAAGTCTGGTATGGCACGGAAACGCTCTCGTTCAGGCCGCCGCACGATCGGCGGCATCAGCTGAACCTGCTGGCGGGGGCCGATCTGGCCGGCTTCGACCTCAGCGTGCACTGGACGTACGGGGCCGGCCTGCCGTACAGCCGCGCCATCGGCTTCGACGGGTTTGCGCTGATCGACGACATCCGCAACGTCGGTCAGATTCCGACATCCCGCCGCGTGATCTACGAGAGGCCGTACAACGCGGAACTGCCGAGTTATCACCGGCTCGACGTCAGCCTCGAACGAACGCTTACGCTGGGCAAGACCCGGCTGACGGCGCAGGCCAGCGCGCTGAACCTGTACAACCGCGCGAATATCTTCTATCTGGATGTATTCACGCTCCAGCGCGTCGATCAACTGCCGTTTATCCCATCCATCGGACTCAAGGTGGCCTTCCAATGA